In Pikeienuella piscinae, the sequence AACGGCGTCGACGCGCGGCGCTTTCCCATCGTGCTGCGGCTCTTCGGCCCTGCGGAGAAGGAGGCGCGGGAGATCGTCGCGACCATCCCCGGCGCCAACTACCTGCCCCAGGAAGCGACGTTGGAGGACGGCTGCCGCACGGTGGTGGAGGCCGCGCGGAAGGCCCGTGAGACAGTTACGGCGGAGGCGTCGCGATGAGCATCTTGATCGACGAGACGACGCGGGTCGTCGTGCAGGGAATCACCGGAAACCAGGGGCGGTTCGACACGAGGCTCTGCCTCGATTACGGCGTGAAGATCGTCGCCGGCGTCACGCCCGGGCGCGGCGGAGAGGATGTCGACGGCGTTCCGGTCTTCGACACGGTGCGCCGCGCGGTCGCTGAGACCAGGGCCGCCGCCGCGGTTCTTTACGTGCCGGCCGGCGGCGTGCGCGACGCGGTTTTCGAGGCGGTCGACGCCGGCTGCAAGGTTCTGCTCGCCACGACCGAGAACCTGCCCCAGCACGACGCCGCCCAAGCCGTGGCGGCGGCGCGCGCGGCCGGCGCATGGCTGGTCGGCTTCAACACCAACGGCGTGATTTCGCCTGGCAAGTGCAAGATCGGCGGCATCGGCGGCGCCGACCCGGACGCGATTTACCGGCCCGGGCGGGTCGGCGTCGTCTCCCGCTCGGGCGGCATGTCGGCGGAGATTTCATGGGCGCTGAGCCGGGCCGGGATGGGCGTCTCGACCGCGGTCTCGATGGGCGGCGACCGCACCACGGGCCGCTCGATGCGGGAGTATCTGGGGCTTTTCGAGGATGACCCCGAGACCGACGCGATGATCGTCTATGGCGAGCCAGGCACCGATAACGAGGCAGAGGTCGCCGAGGCGATCAGGAGCGGCGCGATCCGGAAACCGGTTCTGGCGCTGATCGCCGGGGCGTTTCAGGAGGCCTATCCGGCTGGGCGCAGCTTCGGCCATGTCGCGGCGATGATTGCCGGGGAAGCCGACACCGCGACCGCCAAGCGCCGCCTGCTGAAGGAGGCGGGGGCGCATGTCATCGCCTCGCTCGACGAGGCGCCGAAGGTCATCGCCGCACTGATCTGAGACGCGCGCCGGTCAACCCGCCTCCGCCGACCTGGTCGCGAACCGGTCGAACTGGCTGAAAAGCGCAGGCAAGCCGCCGGTGTGGATGGCGCACATCCCCTCCTCCGGCGGCGGCCCGCCCGCCGCCGCTAGGTCCAGAAAGGCCGCGAAGGTTTTCGCGGTGTAGGTGTGCTCCAGCAATACGCCCTCGGTACGGGCGAAACGCAGGATCGCGGCCTCGGCCGCAGCGGTCGGCTGGTCGTACCCGGCGCCGAGATGATCCATATGATACTGCTGATGGGTCGCGTCGACGCCCGCCGTCAGAAGGCCGGTATGACTCGCGAGGCCGCGCAGAATGCGCGCGATCCGGTCGTCAAGTTCATCACGGCCGTATTCGACGCTGACAAGATGCACCTCGAACGGGTAGCCCAGAACCGCGTTGCCGAAAATGAACCCGGCCTCGGTCGGCCCCATGGAGCCGGGCATGAAGACATGACGGATCGGGCCACCAAGATCCTCGTTCTGGCGCGCAAGCTCAGCCGCGGCGCGCACATAGCCGAGGGCGCCGATTATCGGATCGCCGACGATATGGGGCCGCCGGCCGCCGACGCGCAGGGCCGAGGCCGCGCGCTCCATTTCGGCCGCGCGCAGGGTTTCATCCATTTCGCCCAGATACCGCACCTCTGCGCCGAACACCTGATTGAGAAAACTCATCCTGCGGCTCTCGGGGGTGGAGTCGGCGTTGTGAAAGACGATGCAGTCCAGTTCCGCCATCGCCG encodes:
- a CDS encoding succinate--CoA ligase subunit alpha; the protein is MSILIDETTRVVVQGITGNQGRFDTRLCLDYGVKIVAGVTPGRGGEDVDGVPVFDTVRRAVAETRAAAAVLYVPAGGVRDAVFEAVDAGCKVLLATTENLPQHDAAQAVAAARAAGAWLVGFNTNGVISPGKCKIGGIGGADPDAIYRPGRVGVVSRSGGMSAEISWALSRAGMGVSTAVSMGGDRTTGRSMREYLGLFEDDPETDAMIVYGEPGTDNEAEVAEAIRSGAIRKPVLALIAGAFQEAYPAGRSFGHVAAMIAGEADTATAKRRLLKEAGAHVIASLDEAPKVIAALI
- a CDS encoding pyridoxal-phosphate dependent enzyme is translated as MIALPDPRYALLDEPTPLQRLARLERALGRSGLFVKRDDQMPIALGGNKLRSLEFWLGRALEEGADIALVAGGPNSNMCRLTAAAAAMAELDCIVFHNADSTPESRRMSFLNQVFGAEVRYLGEMDETLRAAEMERAASALRVGGRRPHIVGDPIIGALGYVRAAAELARQNEDLGGPIRHVFMPGSMGPTEAGFIFGNAVLGYPFEVHLVSVEYGRDELDDRIARILRGLASHTGLLTAGVDATHQQYHMDHLGAGYDQPTAAAEAAILRFARTEGVLLEHTYTAKTFAAFLDLAAAGGPPPEEGMCAIHTGGLPALFSQFDRFATRSAEAG